One window from the genome of Streptomyces sp. NBC_00287 encodes:
- a CDS encoding LCP family protein has translation MNDRYDAGGAEYGADQQYQLVGYDEFGRPVYQQVQQPQQPPQQPYDPYAQQGYGYDPYATGQQQPVQSYDPYGTTASYDPYGQAAASGQQPRVAEQTAYIPQQAGPPQETDEPARDQRDYRTEQFAFVEDPEGDSEDVIDWLKFTENRTERREEARRRARSRVVALVVVLALCAVGGVGYLWYAGKLPGLSSSDAKTGNATAVGAQNRDVVVVHLHNTKSGDTATALLVDNTTTKQGTTVLLPNSLALSGDDGTTSTLAKSVEDDGSTGTREALDTVLGTEIQGTWRLDTPYLQNLVDLVGNIDVDTNTDVPDPSAKSKGAAPLVNKGEAQTLSGKMAVAYATYRGSGEAQNAQLERFGQVMQGVLRKLSSDAQAATVTVQTLQQILDPSMTDKDLGTFLAKLADLAKGGDYKTALLPVQDDGTLSAETSASVVKDVLGGTAKSPDKDAAVRVSVQNATGVKDNTEKARVVLLNGGFTFLEGGTASAAQSASKVVYTDAADKENATEVAKTLGLPTSAVSKGKVTSNASVSVILGQDYEPSSS, from the coding sequence GTGAACGACCGATACGACGCGGGGGGCGCAGAGTACGGGGCCGACCAGCAGTACCAGCTCGTCGGCTACGACGAGTTCGGCCGGCCTGTGTACCAGCAGGTCCAGCAGCCGCAGCAGCCCCCTCAGCAGCCCTACGACCCCTACGCTCAGCAGGGGTACGGCTACGATCCGTACGCGACCGGTCAGCAGCAGCCGGTGCAGTCGTACGACCCCTACGGCACGACCGCGTCCTACGACCCCTATGGCCAGGCCGCGGCGAGCGGGCAGCAGCCGCGGGTCGCCGAGCAGACCGCCTACATCCCGCAGCAGGCCGGCCCGCCGCAGGAGACGGACGAGCCCGCGCGGGATCAACGCGACTACCGCACCGAGCAGTTCGCCTTCGTCGAGGACCCGGAGGGTGACTCCGAGGACGTCATCGACTGGCTGAAGTTCACCGAGAACCGCACCGAACGCCGGGAGGAGGCCCGGCGCCGGGCCCGTAGCCGGGTCGTCGCGCTGGTCGTCGTACTGGCGCTGTGCGCGGTCGGCGGCGTGGGCTACCTCTGGTACGCCGGGAAGCTGCCCGGGCTCTCGTCCTCCGACGCCAAGACCGGCAACGCGACGGCCGTCGGCGCCCAGAACCGTGATGTGGTCGTCGTGCATCTGCACAACACCAAGAGCGGCGACACCGCGACGGCCCTGCTCGTCGACAACACCACCACCAAGCAGGGCACCACCGTCCTGCTGCCCAACTCCCTCGCCCTGAGCGGCGACGACGGCACCACGAGCACACTGGCCAAGTCGGTCGAGGACGACGGCTCCACCGGCACCCGTGAGGCGCTCGACACGGTGCTCGGCACCGAGATCCAGGGCACCTGGCGGCTGGACACCCCCTACCTCCAGAACCTCGTCGACCTCGTCGGCAACATCGACGTCGACACCAACACCGACGTGCCCGACCCGTCCGCCAAGTCCAAGGGCGCCGCCCCGCTGGTGAACAAGGGCGAGGCCCAGACCCTCAGCGGCAAGATGGCCGTCGCCTACGCCACCTACCGCGGCTCCGGAGAGGCCCAGAACGCCCAGCTGGAGCGGTTCGGTCAGGTCATGCAGGGCGTGCTGCGCAAGCTGTCCTCCGACGCGCAGGCCGCGACGGTCACCGTGCAGACGCTTCAGCAGATCCTCGACCCGTCCATGACGGACAAGGACCTCGGCACCTTCCTCGCCAAGCTCGCCGACCTCGCCAAGGGCGGCGACTACAAGACGGCGCTGCTGCCCGTGCAGGACGACGGGACGCTGAGCGCCGAGACCAGCGCGAGCGTGGTCAAGGACGTCCTCGGCGGCACCGCGAAGAGCCCCGACAAGGACGCGGCCGTACGCGTCTCCGTCCAGAACGCCACCGGTGTGAAGGACAACACGGAGAAGGCCCGCGTGGTCCTCCTCAACGGCGGCTTCACCTTCCTGGAGGGCGGCACGGCCTCCGCCGCCCAGAGCGCCTCCAAGGTCGTCTACACGGACGCGGCCGACAAGGAGAACGCCACCGAGGTCGCCAAGACCCTGGGCCTGCCCACCAGCGCGGTGTCGAAGGGCAAGGTCACCTCGAACGCGAGCGTCTCGGTGATCCTGGGCCAGGACTACGAGCCGTCGTCGTCCTAG
- a CDS encoding M48 family metallopeptidase, whose amino-acid sequence MSDDGHQHDGHEHVPSRQRRRFPGISSRAYEHPADRSALVALRKLSGFDTVFKALSGLLPERSLRLLFLSDSVRVSDQQFAHLNDMLRDACYILDLEKVPPMYVNQDPQPNAMCIGLDEPIIVVTTGLVELLDEKEMRAVIGHEVGHALSGHAVYRTILLFLTNLALRVAWIPLGNLAIMAIVTALREWFRKSELSADRAGLLVGQDLTASMRGLMKLAGGNHLHEMNVDAFLKQAEEYEAGGDLRDSVLKILNVLPRSHPFTTIRAAELKKWSESRDYQRIMDGHYPRRNEDKDTSVSDSFRESATHYATHVKTSKDPLMKLVTDIAGGAGDLGGRVRRGFGGFASSAPKDQPPTDTPPPPRDEQ is encoded by the coding sequence ATGTCCGACGACGGCCACCAGCACGACGGGCACGAGCACGTGCCGAGCAGGCAGCGCAGGCGCTTCCCCGGGATCTCCTCGCGTGCGTACGAGCATCCGGCCGACCGCTCCGCCCTGGTGGCGCTGCGCAAGCTGAGCGGATTCGACACCGTCTTCAAGGCGCTGAGCGGGCTGCTGCCCGAGCGGAGCCTGAGGCTGCTGTTCCTCTCCGACTCGGTGCGGGTCTCGGACCAGCAGTTCGCGCATCTCAACGACATGCTGCGGGACGCCTGTTACATCCTGGACCTGGAGAAGGTCCCGCCGATGTACGTCAACCAGGACCCGCAGCCCAACGCGATGTGCATCGGCCTGGACGAGCCGATCATCGTGGTGACGACCGGCCTCGTCGAGCTGCTCGACGAGAAGGAGATGCGGGCGGTCATCGGGCACGAGGTGGGGCACGCGCTGTCCGGGCACGCCGTGTACCGGACCATCCTGCTGTTCCTGACCAACCTCGCCCTCAGGGTCGCGTGGATCCCGCTGGGCAACCTCGCGATCATGGCGATCGTGACCGCGCTGCGCGAGTGGTTCCGCAAGTCGGAGCTGTCCGCGGACCGCGCGGGTCTCCTGGTCGGCCAGGACCTCACCGCCTCGATGCGCGGCCTGATGAAGCTCGCCGGCGGAAACCACCTGCACGAGATGAACGTGGACGCGTTCCTGAAGCAGGCCGAGGAGTACGAGGCCGGGGGCGACCTGCGCGACTCCGTGCTGAAGATCCTTAACGTGCTGCCCCGCTCGCACCCCTTCACCACCATCCGGGCGGCCGAGCTGAAGAAGTGGTCCGAGTCCCGCGACTACCAGCGGATCATGGACGGCCACTACCCGAGGCGCAACGAGGACAAGGACACCTCGGTCTCGGACTCGTTCCGGGAGTCCGCGACGCACTACGCCACGCACGTCAAGACCTCCAAGGACCCGCTGATGAAGCTGGTCACGGACATCGCGGGCGGCGCGGGCGACCTGGGCGGCCGGGTACGACGGGGCTTCGGCGGCTTCGCGAGCTCGGCCCCGAAGGATCAGCCGCCGACGGACACGCCTCCGCCGCCGCGCGACGAGCAGTGA
- a CDS encoding glycosyltransferase 87 family protein: MTLIALSAVHRRTPVALGACVFSFTAFWLAQRAADVSMIDLMVYRAEGATVREGGDLYALRTTAAQLPTTYPPFAALMFTPLTLLDVASMRTLGTAGNLALLMVFVRLSLRLVGHARVESTWWVAAVAVWCEPVWTTLRYGQINLLLAVLVLWDLSRRPGDRWAGVGIGLAAAAKLTPALFAVFLLATGVVVHLRRGCGDPWLRHARGAAAAFGSVTLVTAAVLPRDSWRFWTRVVLEAGRVGPAEETGNQALRGILARLLHTPEPRAPWAVTAAVVAAGGLTVAVAAELRGERAWAATACAVTALLVSPVSWSHHWVWCVPLVLLLGTHACRAAALTALLVFGSYALWWVPHGRGRPELHQHTGELILSALYGVAGCAFLALAGTASHGPGRRQAVTKE; this comes from the coding sequence GTGACCTTGATCGCGCTCTCCGCAGTCCACCGCCGGACACCGGTCGCCCTGGGAGCCTGCGTGTTCTCGTTCACGGCGTTCTGGCTCGCCCAGCGGGCCGCGGACGTCTCGATGATCGACCTGATGGTCTACCGGGCCGAGGGCGCGACCGTACGCGAGGGCGGCGACCTCTACGCGCTGCGGACGACGGCGGCACAACTGCCCACCACCTACCCGCCGTTCGCGGCCCTGATGTTCACCCCGCTGACGCTGCTCGACGTGGCGAGCATGCGCACCCTGGGCACGGCCGGGAACCTCGCCCTCCTGATGGTGTTCGTACGGCTGTCGCTGCGCCTCGTGGGCCACGCGCGTGTGGAGAGCACCTGGTGGGTCGCCGCGGTCGCCGTGTGGTGCGAGCCGGTGTGGACGACCCTGCGCTACGGCCAGATCAACCTGCTGCTCGCCGTCCTGGTGCTGTGGGACCTGTCACGTCGTCCCGGCGACCGCTGGGCCGGTGTCGGCATCGGTCTTGCGGCCGCGGCCAAGCTCACACCCGCGCTGTTCGCGGTGTTCCTGCTCGCGACCGGGGTGGTCGTCCACCTCAGGCGCGGTTGCGGCGATCCCTGGCTGCGGCACGCGCGCGGGGCGGCCGCCGCGTTCGGGTCGGTCACGCTCGTGACGGCGGCCGTCCTGCCCCGGGACTCCTGGCGGTTCTGGACCCGCGTGGTGTTGGAGGCGGGCCGGGTAGGGCCCGCCGAGGAGACCGGGAACCAGGCGCTGCGCGGGATTCTGGCCCGTCTGCTGCACACCCCGGAGCCCCGCGCCCCCTGGGCCGTCACGGCGGCCGTGGTGGCCGCGGGAGGGCTCACCGTGGCGGTCGCGGCGGAACTGCGCGGAGAGCGCGCTTGGGCGGCGACGGCGTGCGCGGTGACGGCTCTGCTCGTCAGCCCGGTGTCCTGGTCCCACCACTGGGTGTGGTGCGTTCCGCTCGTCCTGCTCCTCGGCACGCACGCGTGCCGCGCGGCGGCCCTCACCGCGCTGCTGGTCTTCGGCTCGTACGCCCTGTGGTGGGTGCCGCACGGCAGGGGGCGCCCCGAACTCCACCAGCACACCGGGGAATTGATCTTGTCGGCGCTGTACGGGGTCGCCGGCTGCGCCTTCCTCGCGCTCGCCGGGACCGCGTCACACGGCCCCGGCCGGCGTCAGGCCGTCACGAAGGAATAG
- a CDS encoding SCO2583 family membrane protein, translated as MGGPGDPPEGTPEGGPGGGEEEYRSVVFDESFVRAARLQEFSAQERIDDHAPAVRRRPPLRRGLSRQALILVLLIAVAFGTAIYMGVRHPYQDAADPQPVEPLRMTVIPLAPQGEVPGSTDTEALYENSPAEQYRIGGEGVPLPASRRTAHFSDGQVVNALSIAKDYVVRSALYPEVVVGEQVRPVRVLLDPDQLDQFDQSFDHPTADGRHAPTGWLVRFDPNSVELADRDIRVQGTLAAAEADSSTLEVTADHTFVYALRPADAGAKAEASLFTVRRELHFRFDRDDLRMRQAQLIVSYVQAGPLSCSDDAAGRLRPLLAGQTAKAGGPAGTDPYATGSATALCGSLAASAQPKV; from the coding sequence ATGGGAGGGCCTGGAGACCCACCTGAGGGGACACCCGAGGGCGGACCCGGAGGTGGCGAGGAGGAGTACCGATCCGTCGTCTTCGACGAATCGTTCGTCCGCGCTGCCCGGCTCCAGGAGTTCTCCGCGCAGGAGCGCATCGACGACCACGCGCCCGCCGTACGCCGCCGTCCGCCCCTGCGCCGGGGCCTGTCCCGGCAGGCGCTGATCCTGGTCCTGCTGATCGCCGTCGCCTTCGGCACCGCGATCTACATGGGTGTACGGCACCCCTACCAGGACGCGGCAGACCCGCAGCCCGTGGAGCCGCTGCGGATGACCGTGATCCCGCTCGCCCCGCAGGGCGAGGTGCCGGGCTCCACCGACACCGAGGCGCTGTACGAGAACAGCCCCGCCGAGCAGTACCGGATCGGCGGCGAGGGCGTACCGCTGCCCGCCTCCCGGCGCACGGCGCACTTCTCGGACGGCCAGGTCGTGAACGCCCTGAGCATCGCCAAGGACTACGTCGTCCGCTCCGCGCTCTACCCCGAGGTGGTCGTCGGCGAGCAGGTCCGGCCGGTGCGCGTGCTGCTCGACCCGGACCAGCTCGATCAGTTCGACCAGAGCTTCGATCACCCGACCGCGGACGGCAGGCACGCGCCCACCGGATGGCTGGTTCGCTTCGATCCGAACAGTGTGGAACTCGCCGACCGCGATATCCGGGTCCAGGGCACGCTCGCGGCCGCCGAGGCCGACTCGTCCACCCTTGAGGTCACCGCGGACCACACCTTCGTGTACGCGCTGCGACCGGCCGACGCCGGGGCGAAGGCGGAGGCGTCCCTGTTCACCGTCCGGCGCGAGCTGCACTTCCGCTTCGACCGCGACGACCTGCGTATGCGCCAGGCTCAGCTGATCGTCTCCTACGTCCAGGCGGGCCCGCTGTCCTGCTCCGACGACGCTGCGGGCCGGCTGCGCCCGCTGCTGGCCGGCCAGACCGCCAAGGCGGGCGGCCCGGCAGGCACGGATCCCTATGCGACGGGGAGCGCGACGGCGCTGTGCGGCTCGCTGGCGGCGAGCGCCCAGCCGAAGGTCTGA
- a CDS encoding histidine phosphatase family protein yields MSATGEVTAGTPGRGRRVILWRHGQTSWNVERRFQGTTDVALTETGVSQARRAARLLASLKPDAIVASDLQRAALTAAELAALTGLDVTHDEGLRETYAGVWQGLTHDEIIARHGEEYAAWKRGEPVRRGGGELETEVAERAAPVVLRHAEKLPDDGTLVVVSHGGTIRTTIGRLLGLEAHHWESLGGLSNCCWSVLGEGARGWRLLEHNAGTLPEPVLGDDD; encoded by the coding sequence ATGAGCGCCACCGGCGAGGTGACCGCGGGCACGCCCGGCCGCGGCCGCCGCGTCATCCTGTGGCGGCACGGCCAGACCTCCTGGAACGTGGAGCGCCGCTTCCAGGGCACCACCGATGTCGCCCTCACCGAGACCGGCGTCTCCCAGGCCCGCCGCGCCGCCCGGCTGCTCGCCTCCCTCAAGCCCGACGCGATCGTCGCCTCCGACCTCCAGCGCGCCGCGCTCACGGCCGCCGAGCTGGCCGCGCTCACCGGCCTGGACGTCACCCACGACGAGGGCCTGCGCGAGACGTACGCGGGCGTGTGGCAGGGCCTCACGCACGACGAGATCATCGCCCGGCACGGCGAGGAGTACGCCGCCTGGAAGCGCGGTGAGCCGGTCCGCCGCGGCGGTGGCGAACTGGAGACCGAGGTCGCCGAGCGGGCCGCCCCGGTGGTGCTCCGGCACGCCGAGAAGCTGCCCGACGACGGCACGCTCGTGGTGGTCAGCCACGGCGGCACGATCCGCACCACCATCGGCCGGCTCCTCGGCCTCGAGGCGCACCACTGGGAGAGCCTCGGCGGCCTCTCCAATTGCTGCTGGTCCGTCCTCGGCGAGGGCGCCCGCGGCTGGCGGCTGCTGGAGCACAACGCCGGCACCCTGCCGGAGCCGGTGCTCGGCGACGACGACTGA
- the rsfS gene encoding ribosome silencing factor, with protein MTATDRSIELINAAAQAAADKLAHDIIAYDVSDVLSITDAFLLASAPNDRQVKSIVDEIEERLSKELGAKPVRREGDREARWVLLDYVDIVVHVQHTEERVFYALERLWKDCPELELPEEAKATRGKAAEHAKLQAAEEAAEAGGDWR; from the coding sequence GTGACCGCCACTGACCGTTCCATCGAGCTCATCAACGCCGCCGCTCAGGCGGCCGCCGACAAGCTCGCGCACGACATCATCGCCTACGACGTCAGCGACGTGCTGTCGATCACCGACGCCTTCCTGCTGGCCTCCGCGCCCAACGACCGCCAGGTCAAGTCGATCGTCGACGAGATCGAGGAGCGGCTGAGCAAGGAGCTCGGCGCCAAGCCGGTCCGCCGCGAGGGCGACCGCGAGGCCCGCTGGGTGCTGCTCGACTACGTCGACATCGTCGTCCACGTCCAGCACACCGAGGAGCGTGTCTTCTACGCCCTGGAGCGGCTGTGGAAGGACTGCCCCGAGCTGGAGCTGCCCGAGGAGGCCAAGGCCACCCGCGGCAAGGCCGCCGAGCACGCCAAGCTCCAGGCCGCCGAGGAGGCGGCCGAGGCGGGCGGTGATTGGCGATGA
- a CDS encoding glutamate-5-semialdehyde dehydrogenase, with amino-acid sequence MTTLSPYDSMTPVTQAAYRAKSAAADLAPLPRAAKDDALLAIADALEVRTSEIVEANAKDIAAAREAGTSEAIIDRLTLTPERVRAIASDVRDVVALPDPVGEVVRGSTLPNGIDLRQVRVPLGVVGIIYEARPNVTVDAAALCLKSGNAVLLRGSASAYESNSALVRVIRDAVGGAGLPADAVQLVPGQSRESVRELMRARGLVDVLIPRGGASLIRTVVNESTVPVIETGTGNCHVYVDANADLDMAVEVLINSKAHRVSVCNAAETLLVHQDIAPEFLPRALDALAAAGVTVHADERVMAYAKDSRATVVEATPEDWETEYLSYDIAAAVVDSLDKAVEHIRLWTSGHTEAIVTTSQQAARRFTQLVDSTTVAVNASTRFTDGSQFGFGAEIGISTQKLHARGPMGLPELTSTKYIVTGDGHVRR; translated from the coding sequence ATGACCACGCTCTCGCCGTACGACTCGATGACCCCGGTCACCCAGGCCGCCTACCGCGCCAAGTCCGCCGCTGCCGACCTCGCGCCGCTGCCGCGGGCCGCCAAGGACGACGCGCTGCTCGCCATCGCGGACGCGCTGGAGGTCCGTACGAGCGAGATCGTCGAGGCCAACGCCAAGGACATCGCCGCCGCCCGCGAGGCCGGCACCAGCGAGGCGATCATCGACCGGCTGACGCTCACCCCGGAGCGGGTGCGGGCCATCGCCTCCGATGTGCGGGACGTGGTCGCGCTGCCCGACCCGGTCGGTGAGGTGGTCCGCGGCTCGACCCTGCCCAACGGCATCGACCTGCGCCAGGTCCGCGTCCCGCTCGGCGTCGTCGGCATCATCTACGAGGCCCGCCCGAATGTGACGGTGGACGCCGCCGCCCTCTGCCTCAAGTCCGGCAACGCCGTCCTGCTGCGCGGCTCCGCCTCCGCCTACGAGTCGAACTCCGCCCTCGTCCGGGTGATCCGGGACGCCGTCGGCGGCGCCGGACTGCCCGCCGACGCCGTCCAGCTCGTGCCCGGGCAGAGCCGGGAGAGCGTGCGCGAGCTGATGCGCGCCCGCGGCCTGGTCGACGTCCTCATCCCGCGCGGCGGCGCCTCGCTGATCCGGACGGTGGTGAACGAGTCCACCGTCCCGGTGATCGAGACCGGCACCGGCAATTGCCATGTCTACGTCGACGCCAATGCCGACCTCGACATGGCCGTCGAGGTCCTGATCAACTCCAAGGCCCACCGGGTGAGCGTCTGCAACGCCGCCGAGACCCTCCTGGTCCACCAGGACATCGCCCCCGAGTTCCTGCCCCGGGCCCTGGACGCCCTCGCGGCGGCCGGGGTCACCGTGCACGCCGACGAGCGGGTCATGGCGTACGCCAAGGACTCCCGGGCGACCGTCGTGGAGGCCACCCCGGAGGACTGGGAGACGGAGTACCTCTCCTACGACATCGCCGCCGCCGTCGTCGACTCCCTCGACAAGGCCGTCGAGCACATCCGGCTGTGGACCTCGGGCCACACCGAGGCCATCGTGACGACCTCGCAGCAGGCCGCCCGCCGCTTCACCCAGCTGGTCGACTCCACCACGGTCGCGGTCAACGCCTCGACCCGCTTCACGGACGGCAGCCAGTTCGGCTTCGGCGCGGAGATCGGCATCTCGACGCAGAAGCTGCACGCGCGCGGCCCGATGGGCCTGCCCGAGCTGACCAGCACGAAGTACATCGTGACGGGCGACGGGCACGTACGGCGCTGA
- a CDS encoding SCO2584 family spore wall biosynthesis protein: MPEDVGGTPFPDGWEPDDDHDRGVSDEEFASVVFDEAFVQAATLHEPTAVERLLAAAQARAEASEAEARRAHGRRERYEDGYGADDRAGFGHDPDFDDPDDTDVLYGAPGTYGKQVVRWHRPVAWMLALVMGIGMVALAFTAVYRGASSGNREQVPPPHSTGLEQGGAGAPSASADHSQPAISAIPRTP; this comes from the coding sequence GTGCCGGAGGACGTGGGGGGCACGCCGTTCCCTGACGGCTGGGAGCCCGACGACGACCACGACCGCGGGGTGTCGGACGAAGAGTTCGCCTCCGTGGTCTTCGACGAGGCCTTCGTACAGGCGGCCACGCTGCACGAGCCGACCGCCGTCGAGCGCCTCCTGGCCGCCGCCCAGGCCAGAGCGGAGGCCTCCGAGGCGGAGGCCCGCCGGGCCCATGGCCGGCGCGAGCGGTACGAGGACGGGTACGGCGCCGACGACCGCGCCGGTTTCGGCCATGATCCGGACTTCGACGATCCGGACGACACCGACGTCCTCTACGGCGCCCCGGGCACCTACGGCAAACAGGTGGTCCGCTGGCACCGTCCCGTCGCCTGGATGCTCGCCCTCGTGATGGGCATCGGCATGGTCGCGCTGGCCTTCACGGCGGTGTACCGGGGCGCGTCCTCGGGCAACCGGGAACAGGTCCCGCCGCCGCACTCGACGGGACTGGAACAGGGCGGAGCGGGGGCACCCTCCGCTTCCGCCGACCATTCCCAGCCGGCCATCTCGGCCATCCCGCGAACGCCCTGA
- the nadD gene encoding nicotinate-nucleotide adenylyltransferase, with the protein MGEQDMPTGPGNGPSNPGKRRLGVMGGTFDPIHHGHLVAASEVAAQFHLDEVVFVPTGQPWQKTHRKVSPAEDRYLMTVIATAENPQFSVSRIDIDRGGPTYTTDTLRDLKALNPDTDLFFITGADALGQILTWRDTEELFSLAHFIGVTRPGHHLADPGLPEGGVSLVEVPALAISSTDCRARVAKGDPVWYLVPDGVVRYIDKRELYRGE; encoded by the coding sequence ATGGGAGAGCAGGACATGCCTACCGGCCCGGGCAACGGCCCGTCGAACCCCGGCAAGCGCCGCCTCGGAGTCATGGGCGGAACGTTCGACCCGATCCACCACGGGCACCTCGTGGCGGCCAGTGAGGTCGCCGCGCAGTTCCACCTGGACGAGGTGGTGTTCGTACCGACCGGGCAGCCGTGGCAGAAGACCCACCGCAAGGTCTCCCCGGCCGAGGACCGCTACCTGATGACGGTCATCGCGACGGCCGAGAACCCGCAGTTCTCGGTGAGCCGTATCGACATCGACCGCGGCGGTCCGACCTACACCACGGACACGCTGCGGGACCTCAAGGCGCTCAACCCCGACACCGACCTCTTCTTCATCACCGGCGCCGACGCGCTCGGCCAGATCCTGACCTGGCGGGACACGGAAGAGCTGTTCTCCCTCGCGCACTTCATCGGGGTCACTCGGCCCGGCCACCACCTGGCCGACCCGGGTCTCCCGGAGGGCGGTGTCTCGCTGGTCGAGGTTCCCGCTCTCGCCATCTCCTCCACAGACTGCCGTGCGAGGGTCGCCAAGGGCGACCCGGTCTGGTATCTGGTGCCGGACGGAGTCGTGCGCTACATCGACAAGCGCGAGCTGTACCGCGGCGAGTGA